A DNA window from Lutra lutra chromosome 8, mLutLut1.2, whole genome shotgun sequence contains the following coding sequences:
- the LOC125106753 gene encoding olfactory receptor 6C74: protein MKNHSTVTTFILLGLTDNPQLQVVIFLLLLFTYVLSVSGNLTIITLTLLDSHLKTPMYFFLRSFSFLEISFTTVCIPRFLASMATGDKSISYNSCATQLFFTIVLGAIEFFLLAAMSYDRYVAICKPLHYTTIMSDRVCNLLVFVSWLAGFIVIVPPLLVGLQLDFCADNAIDHFFCDFSPILQLSCTDTNVIDLMAFLSAILTLLVTLILVILSYANIIRTILKIPSSQQRKKAFSTCSSHMVVVSISYGSCIFMYVKPSAKDRVSLNKGIALLSTSVTPMLNPFIYTLRNKQVQDAFKHMIKKIEIFSVK from the coding sequence ATGAAAAACCACAGCACAGTAACAACTTTTATTCTTCTTGGACTGACTGATAATCCACAATTACAAGtggtcatttttcttctccttcttttcaccTACGTGTTGAGTGTCAGTGGGAATCTAACCATAATCACCCTCACCCTACTGGACTCTCATCTAAAGAcacccatgtatttcttcctccgaagtttctcatttttagaaatttcattCACAACTGTCTGCATCCCCAGATTTCTCGCCAGTATGGCAACAGGTGATAAGTCCATTTCTTACAATAGTTGTGCAACACAGCTGTTTTTTACTATTGTCTTGGGTGCaattgaattttttcttctgGCTGCCATGTcttatgaccgctatgtggccatctgcaaaccccTGCATTACACCACCATCATGAGTGACAGAGTCTGCAACTTGTTGGTCTTTGTTTCATGGTTGGCTGGTTTTATAGTAATTGTTCCACCACTCCTTGTGGGTCTCCAGCTAGATTTCTGTGCAGACAACGCTATAGatcatttcttctgtgatttttctcctaTATTACAGCTCTCTTGCACAGACACAAACGTAATAGATTTAATGGCATTTCTCTCAGCCATTTTGACCCTCCTGGTTACACTGATATTAGTGATTCTCTCCTACGCAAACATCATCAGGACTATACTGAAGATACCTTCTTctcaacagagaaagaaagccttTTCTACATGTTCTTCTCACATGGTAGTTGTGTCCATTTCATATGGCAGCTGCATTTTCATGTATGTGAAACCCTCTGCAAAGGACAGAGTATCTTTAAATAAAGGGATAGCCCTGCTCAGTACCTCTGTTACCCCCATGTTGAATCCCTTCATTTatacactgagaaacaaacaagtGCAAGATGCTTTTAAGCACATGATCAAAAAGATTGAGATTTTCTCAGTGAAGTGA